A region of Anopheles merus strain MAF chromosome 2R, AmerM5.1, whole genome shotgun sequence DNA encodes the following proteins:
- the LOC121591112 gene encoding vitellogenin-A1-like translates to MIAKLLLLTLVGLCTAYQYSYEYEFPSSRPFNKTGFEFGAWEPNKEYVYNVTTKTMTALPDLEDYWTGIVTHGYLVIRPKDHNYVVAYIDRPTYAAFNEYLPRGYRTELSRFNLKWQPMPFSSKPFGIYYNKGAVKGFYVEKTVPNHEVNMLKGWVSQLQLDTQGAYVIKSEFNQFPENNTLTGVYKTMEPSVTGECETLYDVNPVPEFHFQSHKEWVPQPQWLEEDQHVFHVVKSRNFDRCEQRMGFHFGFSGFSDFKPNTNQMGNIMTKSEVTQMYLTGNWYNYTIQSVSTVNKVVVSPSLVNSQKAMVYAQVNMTLNEITPYDKYPEGPADDRQVFVDLVYSYNMAHDKNNFVRPANETDDSSSSSSSSSSSDSDSDSSSSSDSSSSSSEEEAENFKISPAEQYKKQAKEVERRGNRNRRDLNAFKEKQYYEAYKRDQYRLRKQNDTSSDSSSSDDSSSSSSSSSSSESDEHDFYSSSESDSDSLSSEEFYQPIPESMKDAPQTPFLPYFTGYKGYSVQYAHNVDASRYAYKLTYEIADELQEISQVPKSNTLNKFTILARVLRTMHYQDIYDVCQKLFVSQKEREEGSNHSESFAKKVDAWNTFRDALAQAGTPPAFKVIKELIEEKKLRGDEAASVIATLPKTIRYPTETVMHEYFLLVTSNAVQHQEYLNTTALISYCDFLNRAQVNNRSAYNYYPVYSFGRLADADYKIVAHKVVPWFAHQLREAVKAGDSVKVQVYIRCLGHLGHPEILNVFEPYLEGKIPVTHFQRLAFIVALDRLVENYPRLARSVLFKVYQNTGDAHEVRCAAVYLLIRTKPPVYMLQRMAEQTHYDPSTYVRAAVKTALESASEADEFDDDYEFSQNAQAAVKHLNPRDFSLQYSGTFLRDFAFKELELSYRMYFSQIAADDHYVPSGFFFHLRKNMGGLKRFSTFYYLISSMETFFDLLDKQYDSYNKHQEYKSSDYYYKYYKQYPHLFKDYFSQYNKNHKYQNDYYEQFGNKNQEEFQKWSTTRIAKLLNIDPEEAEELEGQFMFQIFNGERFFAFNNQTIEQFPSLVKKYFEDFEDGFAYNMTKFYQQNVVTMAFPLATGLPFHYSLKTPTLMKFEFEASATTYPSIFKTPTGYPEKENDDFIHMPRWFNGSADVNMAYSRLVDAKVGFITPFDHQRYVAGYQKKFQGYLPFSFDFGFDFENNDFEVNVQPLEPKKDVLLFHMSSWPYTGYKDIADLRPMAEQPSVHILHDRAQTTKSFEQSFGQSLTGVALRFQAKYDKDFIDYAYLMKHIEQHDYWSALVYPFASETYHYHQLNLYYDAQRTSVKNVKFVLQHKQADYDQDFQTADVKHPKGRHGYSGFYNEYNYAQPFVYYAGSQRRQEQFMRNAGAGIRNSDVNVYDFGIVFEGKQQKAEFVFTTAYADSPVDEKERLLMFLSFSPYVSSSAFFEFIPFSGKQFQMCFSATNQYPNMPKLNFLNVLNFDKVGSMNWELAYGEKCQGGSHVSMKGKLIQSEPYRHFLRISEAGQSCKQQMDHGYFQLPACQNATRQAGYFDQYSFNFEYKDVSNYAKNLTYQFFDYARYFTFPYWNEDYFFQGKHNQFQIDFQLAPYFDYYNASFYGSDRSFAIQNYPIESEYARYFFSVHPDFDYYERMFNYAYRGNYHPSCAVSNKFVNTFDGKTYDYELGNCWHVVLHTVKPDYYFYAQDSHFMNSDYEYNWKNGFGEDEQITILARHGEDNQLFLKAILGQYKQNDYNIDIIPHGHELPMVYINGKPQQIHEKYAVEMYTNDDGGDQPLIRVYALPGNELEISFRDDDIKIVFDGYRARFFADQSYFNNFVGLCGTNNGEGEDDFITPDQCVMRKPEYFAASYALTGMNCSGPAQAYFTEYHQKAQQHCVKPQYYFGNVISEQEAGRQRYNYYYKDFDLSDSSSSESSSSSDESDDSNSSSSEERKPNREHFFEKQQYTEKECAMQHRVQYIEQGDKICFTSRALPTCSSQCKAFEKIQKYVDVHCRDATDSAAQLFKQQIRKGVNPDMSNKSVTKTVKYYFPKKCVFAN, encoded by the exons ATGATTGCGAAGTTACTCCTCCTCACGCTTG TGGGGTTGTGTACGGCGTACCAGTACTCGTACGAGTATGAGTTCCCCTCCTCTCGCCCGTTCAACAAGACGGGCTTCGAGTTCGGTGCCTGGGAACCGAACAAGGAGTACGTGTACAACGTGACGACGAAAACCATGACCGCTCTGCCGGACCTCGAGGACTACTGGACCGGCATTGTGACGCACGGCTATTTGGTGATCCGTCCCAAGGATCACAACTACGTCGTTGCCTACATTGACCGTCCGACGTACGCGGCGTTCAACGAGTATCTGCCCCGTGGATACCGTACTGAACTGTCGCGCTTCAACCTGAAGTGGCAGCCGATGCCATTCAGCTCGAAGCCCTTCGGAATCTACTACAACAAGGGAGCCGTGAAGGGCTTCTATGTTGAGAAGACGGTCCCCAACCACGAGGTCAACATGCTCAAGGGCTGGGTCAGCCAGCTGCAGCTGGACACCCAGGGAGCGTACGTGATCAAGTCGGAGTTCAACCAGTTCCCGGAGAACAACACCCTCACCGGTGTGTACAAGACCATGGAGCCATCGGTGACCGGCGAATGTGAAACCCTTTACGACGTCAACCCCGTCCCGGAATTCCACTTCCAGTCCCACAAGGAATGGGTTCCTCAGCCCCAGTGGCTCGAGGAAGACCAGCATGTGTTCCATGTTGTCAAGTCCCGCAACTTTGACCGTTGCGAGCAGCGCATGGGCTTCCATTTTGGCTTCAGCGGGTTCAGCGACTTCAAGCCAAACACCAACCAGATGGGTAACATCATGACCAAGTCGGAAGTGACCCAGATGTATCTGACCGGCAACTGGTACAACTATACCATCCAGTCGGTGTCCACCGTCAACAAGGTTGTGGTCAGCCCGTCGCTGGTCAACAGCCAGAAGGCTATGGTCTACGCTCAGGTCAACATGACGCTCAATGAAATCACGCCCTACGATAAGTACCCCGAAGGCCCAGCTGACGATCGTCAGGTCTTCGTCGACCTGGTGTACAGCTACAACATGGCTCATGATAAGAACAACTTCGTTCGTCCGGCCAACGAGACCGATGactcttcgtcgtcgtcgtcgtcgtcgtcgtcttcggaTTCCGACTCTGACTCGTCCAGCTCTTCGGACTCGTCCAGCTCTAGCTCGGAGGAGGAAGCGGAAAACTTCAAAATCAGCCCGGCTGAGCAGTACAAGAAGCAGGCTAAGGAAGTCGAGCGTCGTGGAAACCGCAACCGTCGTgatctgaatgccttcaaggAGAAGCAGTACTACGAAGCGTACAAGCGCGACCAGTACCGTCTGCGTAAGCAAAACGACACCTCGTCCGACTCGTCTAGCTCCGATGATTCTTCGTCCAGCAGCTCTTCGTCCAGCTCTTCGGAGTCGGATGAGCACGACTTCTACAGCTCTTCCGAGTCTGACTCCGACTCGCTGAGCAGCGAGGAGTTCTACCAGCCGATCCCGGAAAGCATGAAGGATGCCCCTCAGACTCCCTTCCTTCCCTACTTCACTGGATACAAGGGATACAGCGTGCAGTACGCCCACAACGTCGATGCCTCTCGCTACGCCTACAAGCTGACCTACGAGATCGCCGACGAGCTGCAGGAAATCTCCCAGGTCCCCAAGTCGAACACGCTGAACAAGTTCACCATTTTGGCCCGTGTCCTGCGCACCATGCACTACCAGGACATCTACGACGTTTGCCAGAAGCTGTTTGTTTCGCAGAAGGAACGCGAAGAGGGCAGCAACCACAGCGAGTCGTTCGCCAAGAAGGTTGACGCCTGGAACACTTTCCGCGACGCTTTGGCCCAGGCCGGTACCCCGCCTGCCTTCAAGGTAATCAAGGAGTTGATcgaagagaagaaactgcGTGGTGATGAAGCGGCCAGCGTCATCGCTACTCTGCCCAAGACCATCCGCTACCCGACCGAAACGGTGATGCACGAGTACTTCCTGCTGGTGACGTCTAACGCTGTCCAGCATCAGGAGTACCTGAATACCACCGCTCTCATTTCCTACTGTGACTTCCTGAACCGTGCCCAGGTCAACAACCGTTCGGCCTACAACTACTACCCGGTGTATAGCTTTGGCCGTTTGGCTGATGCCGACTACAAGATCGTGGCTCACAAGGTTGTGCCGTGGTTCGCGCACCAGCTGCGTGAAGCCGTCAAGGCTGGTGACAGTGTGAAGGTGCAGGTGTACATCCGCTGTCTTGGACATTTGGGACACCCCGAGATCCTGAACGTTTTCGAACCGTACCTGGAAGGCAAGATCCCAGTGACCCACTTCCAGCGTCTGGCTTTCATTGTCGCTCTGGACCGTCTGGTCGAGAACTACCCGCGTCTGGCTCGCTCTGTGCTGTTCAAGGTGTATCAAAACACCGGAGATGCCCATGAGGTCCGTTGTGCTGCAGTGTACCTGCTGATCCGCACGAAGCCCCCGGTATACATGCTCCAGCGTATGGCTGAGCAGACCCACTACGACCCGAGCACGTACGTCCGCGCTGCCGTCAAGACCGCTCTGGAGAGCGCTTCCGAGGCTGATGAGTTTGATGATGATTACGAGTTCTCCCAGAATGCCCAGGCCGCTGTCAAGCACCTGAACCCCCGCGATTTTAGCCTGCAGTACTCTGGCACTTTCCTGCGTGATTTTGCCTTCAAGGAGCTTGAGCTCTCGTACCGCATGTACTTCTCCCAGATCGCTGCTGACGACCACTACGTCCCGAGCggcttcttcttccacctgCGCAAGAACATGGGTGGCCTGAAGCGTTTCTCGACCTTCTACTACCTGATCTCGAGCATGGAGACGTTCTTCGATTTGCTCGACAAGCAGTACGACAGCTACAACAAGCACCAGGAGTACAAGTCTAGCGACTACTACTACAAGTACTACAAGCAGTATCCGCACCTGTTCAAGGACTACTTCAGCCAGTACAACAAGAACCACAAGTACCAGAACGATTACTACGAGCAGTTCGGAAACAAGAACCAGGAGGAGTTCCAGAAGTGGTCCACCACCCGCATCGCCAAGCTGCTGAACATCGATCCCGAGGAGGCTGAGGAGCTGGAGGGTCAGTTCATGTTCCAGATCTTCAACGGAGAGCGCTTCTTCGCCTTCAACAACCAGACCATTGAGCAGTTCCCGAGCCTTGTGAAGAAGTACTTCGAGGACTTCGAGGATGGTTTCGCCTACAACATGACCAAGTTCTATCAGCAGAACGTTGTCACCATGGCCTTCCCGCTGGCCACCGGTCTGCCATTCCACTACAGCCTGAAGACCCCGACTCTGATGAAGTTCGAGTTCGAGGCCTCTGCCACCACCTACCCGAGCATTTTCAAGACCCCCACTGGATACCCCGAGAAGGAGAACGACGACTTTATCCATATGCCCCGTTGGTTCAACGGATCCGCTGATGTGAACATGGCCTACTCTCGCCTGGTTGATGCCAAGGTTGGCTTCATTACGCCCTTCGACCACCAGCGTTATGTCGCCGGTTACCAGAAGAAGTTCCAGGGTTACCTGCCATTCAGCTTCGACTTTGGCTTCGACTTTGAGAACAACGACTTTGAAGTGAACGTGCAGCCGCTGGAGCCCAAGAAGGACGTGCTACTCTTCCACATGAGCTCGTGGCCGTACACCGGATACAAGGACATAGCCGATCTGCGCCCGATGGCCGAGCAGCCGAGCGTGCACATTCTGCACGATCGCGCCCAAACCACAAAGTCGTTCGAGCAGTCGTTCGGTCAGTCGCTGACCGGCGTTGCTCTGCGCTTCCAGGCCAAGTACGATAAGGACTTCATCGACTACGCCTACCTGATGAAGCACATCGAGCAGCACGACTACTGGTCTGCGCTGGTCTATCCGTTCGCCTCGGAGACCTACCACTACCATCAGTTGAACCTGTACTACGATGCTCAGCGCACCAGCGTGAAGAATGTCAAGTTTGTGCTGCAGCACAAGCAGGCCGACTACGACCAGGACTTCCAGACCGCCGACGTGAAACACCCGAAGGGTCGCCACGGATACTCTGGATTCTACAACGAGTACAACTACGCCCAGCCCTTCGTCTACTACGCCGGAAGCCAGCGCCGACAGGAGCAGTTCATGCGCAACGCTGGTGCCGGTATTCGCAACAGCGACGTCAATGTCTACGATTTCGGAATCGTGTTCGAGGGCAAGCAGCAGAAGGCTGAGTTCGTGTTTACCACCGCCTATGCCGACAGCCCAGTCGACGAGAAGGAGCGTCTGTTGATGTTCCTGTCCTTCAGCCCGTACGTGTCGTCCAGTGCCTTCTTCGAGTTCATTCCGTTCTCTGGCAAGCAGTTCCAGATGTGCTTCTCGGCTACCAACCAGTACCCGAACATGCCCAAGCTCAACTTCCTCAATGTTCTCAACTTTGACAAGGTCGGAAGCATGAACTGGGAGCTGGCATACGGTGAGAAGTGCCAGGGAGGATCGCACGTCTCGATGAAGGGTAAGCTGATCCAGTCGGAGCCCTACCGCCACTTCCTGCGTATCTCCGAGGCTGGCCAGAGCTGCAAGCAGCAGATGGACCACGGATACTTCCAACTGCCCGCTTGTCAAAATGCCACTCGCCAGGCCGGATACTTCGATCAGTACTCGTTCAACTTTGAGTACAAGGATGTCTCGAACTATGCAAAGAACCTGACCTACCAGTTCTTCGACTACGCTCGTTACTTCACCTTCCCGTACTGGAACGAGGACTACTTCTTCCAGGGCAAGCACAACCAGTTCCAGATCGACTTCCAGCTGGCTCCGTACTTTGATTACTACAACGCTTCCTTCTACGGATCTGACCGTAGCTTCGCTATCCAGAACTACCCGATCGAAAGCGAATACGCCCGTTACTTCTTCTCCGTCCACCCCGACTTTGACTACTACGAGCGCATGTTCAACTACGCTTACCGCGGAAACTACCATC CATCTTGCGCTGTGTCGAACAAATTCGTCAACACCTTCGATGGAAAGACCTACGACTATGAGCTTGGCAACTGCTGGCATGTTGTGCTGCACACCGTCAAGCCTGACTACTATTTCTATGCCCAGGACTCGCACTTCATGAACTCGGACTACGAATACAACTGGAAGAACGGCTTCGGAGAGGATGAGCAGATCACCATCCTGGCCCGTCACGGCGAGGACAACCAGCTCTTCTTGAAGGCTATCCTTGGCCAGTACAAGCAGAACGATTACAACATCGATATCATCCCCCACGGACACGAGCTCCCGATGGTCTACATCAATGGCAAGCCCCAGCAGATCCACGAGAAGTACGCCGTCGAAATGTACAccaatgatgatggtggcgatCAGCCGCTGATCCGCGTCTATGCCCTGCCTGGTAACGAGCTGGAGATCAGCTTCCGCGATGACGACATCAAGATCGTGTTCGACGGATACCGTGCCCGTTTCTTCGCCGACCAGTCGTACTTCAACAACTTCGTCGGTCTTTGCGGTACCAACAATGGCGAAGGAGAGGACGACTTCATCACCCCCGACCAGTGCGTCATGCGCAAGCCTGAATACTTTGCCGCTTCGTACGCGCTCACCGGCATGAACTGCAGTGGGCCGGCTCAGGCCTACTTCACCGAGTACCACCAGAAGGCTCAGCAGCACTGCGTCAAGCCCCAGTACTACTTCGGCAACGTCATCAGCGAGCAGGAAGCCGGACGTCAGCGTtacaactactactacaagGACTTTGATCTTTCGGACTCATCCTCGTCCGagtcttcgtcgtcgtcggatGAATCTGATGATTCCAACTCGTCCTCGTCGGAGGAGCGCAAGCCGAACCGTGAGCACTTCTTTGAGAAGCAGCAATACACCGAGAAGGAATGTGCTATGCAGCATCGTGTGCAGTACATCGAGCAGGGTGATAAGATTTGTTTCACGAGCCGTGCTCTGCCCACTTGCTCGTCTCAGTGCAAGGCATTTGAAAAGATCCAGAAGTACGTCGATGTTCACTGCCGTGACGCTACCGATTCTGCCGCGCAGCTGTTCAAGCAGCAGATCCGCAAGGGAGTCAACCCGGACATGAGCAACAAGTCGGTCACCAAGACCGTCAAGTACTACTTCCCCAAGAAGTGTGTCTTTGCTAACTAA